TAGTCAGGAACCCATCACAGTAATAACCAAACATCACGTTGCAATCATAACTGCAAAATGTTCGTGCATAGCTATATGTACCTTGGGCAGCCTCCTCTTGCTCCTCCGCCACTTCCTCTTCACCATCATCCTCAGCATCAGTGTCGTCTTCGTATTCATCAAAAACGGTGGTACCGTACCTGGTGTTGAGGTAGTCGATGGCGGCCGGGGTGAAGAAGTGCTTGCGGGCGTCGAGGATGTCATATAGGTTGAGCGTCCTGGGGGTTAGCATCTTGAGGGTGCCGATGTTCCTGCCGCTAAGCCGCACATTATCATCAAGCTCCGTGGAGAAGAACATGGCCTTCTCCTTGGGGTCCAGCCCCCACCGCTGCAGCGCGGCCACGAAGTCCCTGGTCCTGGGTCCCGTGGCAAACTCCTCGTCAAACTCCTGGACGACAAAGGAGTCGTtggccacggcggcgctggccaGCGCGGTGGAGATGGCGAGGCGCTTCTCCTTGCGGTTGATCTTGATGGACCAGTCCCGGGGCTTGGGGCCGAAGATGACCCCACCGCCGGGGCGGAGCGGTGTGCGCGTGGACCCGCGCCGCGCCTTTCCGGTCTTCTTCTGGCCGTAGGGCTTCCTCCCACCACCTCTGACCTCTCCGCGGGTGAGGGTGGAGGCCGTGCCCCGTCGCGCGTTCTGGCGGTCGGTGATGAGGGCGCGGTGCACGACGGCGCGCGCGGTGGAGGGCGGTGCGGACTTAAGGTCCAGGGCGACCTCCCCGACCTTCTCCCCGGTGAAGGAGATGACTGGGAGGGTGGTGGCCTCAGCGCGCAGCGCGCGGAGGATGGACGCGGCCGGCTTCCCCCTGCCGGTGGCGATGGAGGCGtgtggggaggaggaagaggaggggaggaaggagaccgaggaagaggagaggaaggaggaagaagaggcggaGAGTGAGAGGAGGAGTGGCGAGGCCACGGAGGAGACCGGCATTGTGGCGGCGCTACGGCGCTCGGTGCGCTGCGCTGGAGACggacgggggaggaggagacgggctgccgctgcagctgccggTTCTATCTCTTTATCCACACCCGTTCGGCCACACGGACGACGGCACAAGAGCGCAAACAGTATGCGTCGGGCAACTGTTTCGTCTACTTGGTGTCTTGGTCGCGCCATACACTTTGGTAATTCCTGCCGCGATGACATTTTTCTCCTTTACACACGTAGGCTTCGATcttttttcgtcaaaaaaagtTACACAGCTCCCATGGTTCATACATAGTGGTTAGACAGGTTCCAAGAGCAGGTCGAGGTAAAATCGAACCCGACATAAGTTCTCATTTCCCCTCTAGATTTCAACATTCGTAACGTAGTagtacctccgttcctaaatacttgtcatgttttagtgcaaatttgtcACGATCATGGATTAACCCTATACCATTTGGTATTTTGACAAAGTTGTGGTGTGGATAGGCCAAGGCAAATAAGTCAAAATCCCTGTTATTTTCAGATATATACGAAATACCCTTTCATAAACAAACCCAAGAAAACCGAGTAGATACATACGAAACTCCCTCTCATTACCAACTTATTTTCCGACTTTTCAACATCTGGGAATATGTTTTACACGAGTGACTTAAACATCCTATTCAATATATGTAATTGACTATATAATCTTCCGGTTTCCGACAAGAACAATAGTGGTCACCGTAAACCTAGAGTTCAAACCTCCCCCTTCTTTTTTGAGGACCTACATTTTGATAACGTCTCTCCTAACAAATGGCTCTATTTGCTGACTCTGTTCGTGATTTATGATACAATCAGTCAGTAACACTTGCAAAGACCTAGATCATCTTTACTGCTTTGAAGGCAACTTTTTAACCAGACTGGTGTTACCGGTTACCAATAAGCGAGCACCCTTCACCAGCTCCTCCTTAATCATAAAAAGCAAAGCAGAAGCAAAAACACTTTGCACAATTTTTGTGCCCATTCCTTTGTAAAGCCCTGATAGACCCTCATAATGCATCATTTTTGTGAGTGCATCAAATGTGCCTGAAAGCAAGACAAGGTGCAATGAAATATTTGATAGCAAAGTCAATACTCGCATAGTAACCAGGGAAATAAATACTTGTTAGCAGAAACAGGACCTGAAGTGACAGTACTAATTCAAAATTAAAGCATGAATGACGCCCAACAATGTACCTTTGTAGCGATGCCTCTTATCATCGGTAATCATTTGCTTTGCCTGAAGTCTTGCCTGCAGCATAAGCATGGCTTAATTTGATATACGTGCACAAATATGCAGCAGAGCAGCTACAAGTATATCTGGTGCACCGAATAATCACCTTCACAACTAGAAGAGGATATGTAACAAGAGTTGCGCCCAGTTTTGCAACAGctccaagaagaaaaatctgaGGATGTATTTTACAAAGGCGGTTAGGGGCTAGGAATTCCATAACATAATTACTGAACAAAGAGATACTAGTATTAGAGGGGCACATCATAATGCCCAAGTGCTTtcaacaaatcacgtatttggAGTAGTAATTTTCTAGACAGAATATGTGACGTAGATGAACAAGTTCTAAAGTAACCATTAGTGATATGCTCAGGGCATTCAGGCCCCAGCACAGGAAACTTGGCACCTCATGATGCATTAAACCTCCTAAAAAATTAGTAGAGATAATTCACCAGAAAAGCTAAAGCTTACTTCAATAGCAGTCAGTCCATCAGCCCCCTTCAAATTAGAGGCACGTCTCTTCTTCAGCTTCTTCAAAAGAGACTCGTACAACATGAACTGGATTGCGGGATTGCTGACCTAGTAACAAGTGAAACGTGGAACGACCCTTGTAAGACcattagaaaaagaaaatgtgaaatcAGAGACTTACCATAATAAGAGCTGGAACAACCCCTTTCCAGAAGCCCAACACTCCAGCTTCTTTGTAAAGATCCTGAATCTGCAGCTAGGCCAAGTCAATCAACCATACCCCAAACTAATTCAGAATTTAGAAGTTCAGAGTGGCTTTGTATTTAAGATCAAGTGTGCTAGCTagcaaacaaataaaacaaaattactaTTTCCCGTCATAAAGAAACATATTCATCTCATTCCACTAGTACATTATTTATCTTGGTCCTCTCATGTTGACCACAAGATGACTCTCCATGTCCTTCCACTCTGTTGAATGAAAATTCAGACCTTTGCTCAAAGTTATTGTTTTATTGGTTGTCATGTTTACTGTCTGATGTCAGCCTATATTATGCTGCGGCcaatattttaaattaaaaagaaaggaaaaacataCATAGAACAATCCAGGTCAGCAAGGTATGCATTTGACTAGCTTGACAAAGAGGCAGTGTAGAATGAAAAATAGGTAGATTTTTGCCCTAACTTCTTTACATTTACATATACAATTATAAAGATTCGACTTGGTGGTTGTCTGTTCACCTTACCGAGACTATCCCTAGCTTGTTAGACAATCACTTGATTGACACCCTTTCAATGTGGTACTTATATgtatcagcgacacttatcatggatcggagggagtaaatgtTTTCTCAATTAAATATTATATTTTGAGAGAATTCTTATTTAGTATAAAATTGGAAAATATGAGCACATAAATATTTAAAACAACCCATATATGTAATATATATCTTTCATTTTGTAGCAACGCATGTGCATTTAGCTTTAGTTAAAATAGGTAGATGTTTGCCCTAACTTTAGTTAAAACATAAGTTGTGTTAGTTACATTTCAATCATTTTTCGGCATTTACAAGATGAAAGAGTCAGCTCAGAGCATGTGTTTTTCCAGGATACAAACCATCTGCATTTCTGTTGTATGATATACTTGCAGGAAGTACAGCATCAAAACAGTGTTGTGTGAAGAATATATCATTTATCATTTTAGTGCTTAGTAATATTGAGCTAGTGAATCGTGACAACCCTTGGAACCAAGAACCTGATACTTAACTAAACTTAAAGCAATGCTGATTCTAAGCAACTAGGTGCCTTCAAATAAAGGCAAAAAACAAGGGAGGATTTTATCAGACTTTTAAATATCAGTTATTATCACGATATATGTGTTCCATTCCTAGATGGTAACCTTATAGGCTTCTAGCTGATGCTGAAGGTTGTAGCTTAGATAGAAACGACAAATGCATAGTGATGAATTCCAACAAAAGTAACATTGCTGTACATGAAGTATCTTTTGCAAACTAAAACATGCATATCCATGTAAAACCTCAGATAGATATTCAAGATGCAAAATAATTACGAAGCTTCTATTGAATCTATCTAAATATGAGCCAGTCGCCCTTACAATCCCACAAACTACTAAACAGAACGCAGCATTCGGCAAAATGTAATCACACGAATAGTATATGTTATCCCTACAGGGAGAATGATCTGAGATACATACAATGTTGATAGTTTTATGAGGGATGTTTTCAACTGGGGCAGTTTGTATGGCCTTGTCAAGAGCAGGGCTTTGCTGTTTGTTAGTCTTTCTGTGAGTCTGCAGACAAGAAATAGATTAGGCTTCACGATGTTTTACCAAATGATTTCCCTAACAGCAGTTGATTGGAAAACACTGCCCCTCAAGAAACTTGCATTTGCTTACTTGCATTCGTGTAACAACAACCCAAATTGGGTTTGTGAGAAGTACATTAACGCATCTGCAAAAGGCCAAGGTGCAAACTGGATATCAGCAGCTCAAAATTCTCGTGATCATAAGCAGTAACCATTTAGGACGCAGATGGGCTTGCAGCAATTATGTCCAGGAAAAGACAAT
This is a stretch of genomic DNA from Brachypodium distachyon strain Bd21 chromosome 1, Brachypodium_distachyon_v3.0, whole genome shotgun sequence. It encodes these proteins:
- the LOC100845836 gene encoding peroxisomal nicotinamide adenine dinucleotide carrier, whose translation is MSDALINGLAGAGGGIVAQLLTYPLQTVNARQQTERDPSKPAFKDGAVRQMCLVVRNEGWERLYSGLPPSLVGTAASQGVYYYFYQIFRSRAEAAALRRSIGGFGDGSVGMLQSLTVAALSGCVNVLLTNPIWVVVTRMQTHRKTNKQQSPALDKAIQTAPVENIPHKTINIIQDLYKEAGVLGFWKGVVPALIMVSNPAIQFMLYESLLKKLKKRRASNLKGADGLTAIEIFLLGAVAKLGATLVTYPLLVVKARLQAKQMITDDKRHRYKGTFDALTKMMHYEGLSGLYKGMGTKIVQSVFASALLFMIKEELVKGARLLVTGNTSLVKKLPSKQ
- the LOC100845528 gene encoding 50S ribosomal protein L4, chloroplastic; translation: MPVSSVASPLLLSLSASSSSFLSSSSVSFLPSSSSSPHASIATGRGKPAASILRALRAEATTLPVISFTGEKVGEVALDLKSAPPSTARAVVHRALITDRQNARRGTASTLTRGEVRGGGRKPYGQKKTGKARRGSTRTPLRPGGGVIFGPKPRDWSIKINRKEKRLAISTALASAAVANDSFVVQEFDEEFATGPRTRDFVAALQRWGLDPKEKAMFFSTELDDNVRLSGRNIGTLKMLTPRTLNLYDILDARKHFFTPAAIDYLNTRYGTTVFDEYEDDTDAEDDGEEEVAEEQEEAAQDETEEAETDSNS